In Desulfomonile tiedjei DSM 6799, a genomic segment contains:
- a CDS encoding sensor histidine kinase, whose translation MNLRKFIPAPCRGLLEIPEEIQGPRRYTMIRRNISILMFLITLVPLSLMALINYHQYQSALKDEVLNPIRVLVNKTKHSFELFLGNRLATVRFIASAYTYEDLANEKKLNRIFRVLKQEFDGFVDLGLIDANGVQVSYAGPYDLKGKNYANQGWFEQLKVNSVYISDVFMGYRRFPHVVVAVYHLSDSGEAWIVRATIDTRRFDELIGSMGLDTRTDAFLISRNGILQTQSKFYGNVLDERPDLIPPASYEPAIVERTDSTGKDVLVGYAYFNRSDFILMVVKPKAEVLKAWYTLKSELLLVFIGGVLVIVFVVIRLTRVLVERLQISDEKRELAYREVQHTHKLSSIGRLAAGVAHEVNNPMAIINEKAGLMKDLIQLNSDFPQRDKFLGLVQAITASVDRCRNITHRLLGFAKRMEVQIEVLDVNEVLQETLSFLEKEALHRNIQISLHLAKDLPRIASDRGQIQQVFLNILNNAFAAVKDGGTVAMATWDKDFNFVGISFQDDGIGMSEDTLKHIFEPFFTTKKVNGTGLGLSITYGIVKKLGGEIEVFSKPGQGTRFLIFLPKTPKEGVES comes from the coding sequence ATGAACCTGAGAAAATTCATTCCGGCGCCCTGCAGGGGTCTTCTTGAAATCCCCGAGGAGATTCAGGGACCTAGACGTTACACGATGATACGGAGAAACATTTCAATTCTCATGTTTCTCATAACCTTGGTCCCGCTGTCCCTTATGGCTCTGATTAATTATCACCAGTATCAATCGGCCCTCAAAGATGAAGTCCTGAACCCTATCCGAGTGCTCGTAAACAAGACCAAACACTCCTTTGAGCTTTTCCTGGGAAACAGGCTGGCAACCGTGCGGTTCATCGCATCTGCTTATACATATGAGGATTTAGCGAACGAAAAAAAACTGAACCGCATCTTCCGTGTGCTCAAACAGGAATTCGACGGATTCGTCGATCTTGGACTCATTGATGCAAACGGAGTTCAGGTCAGCTATGCAGGCCCGTACGATCTGAAGGGAAAGAATTACGCAAATCAGGGGTGGTTTGAGCAACTTAAGGTAAACAGTGTTTATATAAGCGATGTATTCATGGGATATCGAAGATTTCCGCATGTGGTGGTCGCCGTATATCATCTCAGTGATTCCGGTGAGGCGTGGATTGTGCGCGCAACCATTGACACTCGCAGGTTTGACGAACTCATCGGCAGCATGGGACTCGATACTCGAACCGACGCATTTCTTATCAGCAGAAACGGCATTCTTCAGACTCAATCCAAGTTCTACGGAAATGTTCTCGATGAGCGGCCGGATTTGATTCCTCCGGCCAGCTACGAGCCTGCAATCGTCGAACGCACCGATTCAACCGGTAAAGACGTATTGGTGGGGTACGCCTATTTCAACCGATCCGATTTCATACTTATGGTGGTGAAGCCCAAGGCCGAGGTATTGAAGGCTTGGTACACCCTGAAAAGTGAGCTTCTTCTGGTGTTCATAGGAGGTGTGCTCGTCATTGTGTTCGTGGTGATACGCCTGACACGGGTGCTCGTGGAACGACTGCAGATCAGTGATGAAAAACGAGAGTTGGCGTACCGGGAAGTACAGCATACACACAAGCTCTCATCCATCGGAAGACTGGCAGCCGGTGTGGCCCACGAAGTGAACAATCCCATGGCGATCATTAACGAAAAAGCGGGGCTCATGAAGGATCTGATTCAGTTGAACTCCGATTTTCCCCAAAGAGACAAATTCCTAGGCTTGGTCCAGGCGATTACCGCTTCGGTGGACAGGTGCCGGAACATAACTCATCGACTCCTCGGTTTTGCGAAAAGAATGGAAGTGCAAATTGAAGTCCTGGATGTGAACGAAGTCTTGCAGGAGACCCTGAGCTTTCTCGAAAAAGAAGCACTTCACCGAAACATACAGATAAGCCTGCATTTAGCGAAAGACCTGCCGCGGATAGCTTCAGACCGCGGTCAGATTCAGCAGGTCTTTCTTAATATTCTGAACAACGCCTTTGCCGCGGTCAAAGACGGAGGAACGGTCGCCATGGCCACCTGGGATAAGGATTTCAATTTTGTGGGCATTTCTTTCCAGGATGATGGCATAGGGATGTCCGAAGACACTCTGAAACACATTTTCGAGCCGTTCTTTACAACAAAAAAGGTCAACGGGACGGGGCTCGGTTTGTCGATTACATACGGTATTGTGAAAAAACTCGGTGGAGAAATTGAGGTTTTTTCCAAACCGGGACAGGGCACGAGATTCCTGATTTTCCTTCCCAAGACC
- a CDS encoding Spy/CpxP family protein refolding chaperone, whose product MKIVKVLFSCALMTVLLMAADMGFALQNPALQTPGQEFQSPLPGPGGPHSFDPSATGHWKRHRHKVDMKEALGLNDQQLKDMRGQFAQFRDRTRKLRTGLHALKDEKRTMMISGKIDQDRMTKIDDEMVKLKSEMLRERLKLQRDRLSLLSSDQVDRLADLLSKRQVRGFFGDKSHGRGHRHER is encoded by the coding sequence ATGAAAATCGTGAAGGTATTGTTTTCCTGTGCACTTATGACTGTTTTGCTGATGGCTGCAGATATGGGGTTCGCGCTGCAAAATCCTGCCTTGCAGACACCGGGTCAGGAATTTCAAAGTCCGCTCCCGGGGCCGGGTGGTCCGCACTCTTTCGATCCATCCGCGACCGGACACTGGAAAAGGCACCGGCACAAAGTGGATATGAAAGAAGCGTTGGGGCTGAACGATCAACAACTCAAAGATATGCGCGGACAGTTCGCTCAATTCCGGGACCGCACCAGGAAATTGCGTACCGGCTTGCACGCACTCAAAGATGAAAAACGTACAATGATGATTTCGGGGAAGATCGATCAGGATAGAATGACCAAAATCGATGATGAAATGGTGAAGCTGAAAAGTGAAATGCTCCGCGAACGTTTGAAGCTTCAGAGGGATCGACTCAGTCTGCTCAGCTCGGATCAGGTCGATCGTCTGGCCGATCTCTTGAGCAAACGCCAGGTTCGCGGATTCTTCGGAGATAAGTCGCATGGGAGAGGCCACAGGCACGAAAGATAA